Proteins encoded together in one Deinococcus irradiatisoli window:
- a CDS encoding potassium/proton antiporter, protein MAPHTDPSVILLISGGLLLISLLASKLGGRLGLPGLLLFLVIGMLAGSEGVGGIPFTDYALTQLIGTVALAFILFNGGLETNWRTTRPVLWAGVSLATLGVLLTASVVGTAAHYLLGLPWVLALLLGAVVAPTDASAVFSVLKERALGFKGQIRPLLEFESGINDPTAVALVLGLTELAAHPGMPLLPIAWDFVQELLVGGVLGFALGQLSVRLLNRVALPLDGLYYVLTTALVALIYGLSALVHGSGFLAVYVAAVVMGNSDFLHKRTVRHFHEGLSYLFEVVMFLLLGLLVFPKQLLVVALPALLVSLVLVVLGRPAAVFLGLAATRMPAAHKAMVAWVGLRGAVPIILATFPVLSGVEEAQTLFNVTFFLVLVSILVQGTSLPLVARWLGVKEPLNSRPAMPLEYSPTGAGKNDLVELVLPPHSPVIGQRIVDLRLPPEALIVLLRRGDEYLIPRGNTTLLAGDVLQLLGAQPFLAEVLARTAAQRAQD, encoded by the coding sequence ATGGCTCCCCATACCGATCCGAGCGTGATCCTGCTGATCAGCGGCGGCCTGCTGCTGATCAGCTTGCTGGCCAGCAAACTCGGCGGGCGGCTGGGCCTGCCGGGGCTGCTGCTTTTTCTGGTGATCGGCATGCTAGCCGGCAGCGAAGGGGTCGGCGGCATTCCCTTCACCGACTACGCCCTGACCCAGCTGATCGGCACCGTGGCGCTGGCGTTCATTCTCTTCAACGGCGGTCTGGAGACCAACTGGCGCACCACCCGGCCGGTGCTGTGGGCCGGGGTGTCGCTGGCGACGCTGGGGGTGCTGCTGACCGCCTCGGTGGTGGGCACCGCCGCGCATTACCTCCTGGGTTTGCCGTGGGTGCTGGCCCTGCTGCTGGGCGCGGTGGTGGCGCCCACCGACGCTTCGGCGGTGTTCTCGGTGCTCAAGGAGCGGGCGCTGGGCTTCAAGGGCCAGATTCGCCCGCTGCTGGAATTCGAGTCGGGCATCAACGATCCCACGGCGGTGGCGCTGGTGCTGGGCCTCACCGAACTGGCGGCCCACCCGGGGATGCCGCTGCTGCCGATCGCCTGGGATTTCGTGCAGGAGCTGCTCGTGGGCGGCGTGCTGGGCTTTGCGCTGGGCCAGCTGTCGGTGCGGCTGCTCAACCGGGTGGCGCTGCCGCTCGACGGCCTCTACTACGTGCTGACCACGGCCCTGGTGGCGCTGATCTACGGCTTGAGCGCGCTGGTGCATGGCAGCGGCTTTCTGGCGGTCTATGTGGCAGCGGTGGTGATGGGCAACAGCGACTTTCTGCACAAGCGCACCGTGCGCCACTTCCACGAGGGGCTGTCGTACTTGTTCGAGGTGGTGATGTTCCTGCTGCTGGGCCTGCTGGTGTTTCCCAAGCAGCTGCTGGTGGTGGCGCTGCCGGCGCTGCTGGTGTCGCTGGTACTGGTGGTGCTGGGCCGGCCCGCCGCCGTGTTCCTGGGGCTGGCCGCCACCCGCATGCCGGCGGCCCACAAGGCCATGGTCGCCTGGGTGGGGCTGCGCGGCGCGGTGCCGATTATCCTGGCGACCTTTCCGGTGCTCTCCGGCGTCGAGGAAGCGCAGACCCTGTTCAACGTGACGTTTTTTCTGGTGCTGGTCTCGATTCTGGTGCAGGGCACTTCGCTGCCGCTGGTGGCACGCTGGCTGGGCGTCAAGGAGCCGCTCAACAGCCGCCCGGCCATGCCGCTAGAATACAGCCCCACCGGGGCCGGCAAGAACGATCTGGTGGAACTGGTGCTGCCGCCCCACTCGCCGGTGATCGGGCAGCGCATCGTCGATCTGCGGCTGCCGCCGGAAGCGCTGATCGTCCTGCTGCGGCGCGGCGACGAGTACCTGATTCCCCGGGGCAACACCACCCTGCTGGCCGGCGACGTGCTGCAACTGCTGGGCGCCCAGCCGTTTCTGGCCGAGGTGCTGGCCCGCACGGCCGCCCAGCGTGCCCAGGACTGA
- a CDS encoding hemolysin family protein has protein sequence MSALLPTFILLFLTALNALYVAAEFSTVGSRKSRVQEQADGGDAAAATLLGILRDSRRLDDYIAVSQVGITLTSLIMGAYAQAQLAPRLSPLLGEFGGLATATLIVLLLVTVLQVVLGELLPKTVALRYPERLATSLVKFMQLSWLLFKPLIVLLNGTAYSVLRRFGLVSGDHSHAHIHSPDELQELFSASAKGGLIDAAERQMLSGVLNIEERVVREIMTPRTRLVTVGHDERLADALVRLSESAYTRFPVIGAGGTDDVLGVINLRTLYLRSRLRPDAAVAEIMYKPLLVADVTAVPLLWRKLREAGRHSAIVVDEYGGVAGMVTLEDAIEEIFGDLQDEFDQEDEAFSRVGSRLSVRGDLLIEDVNNEFELDLPTEEADTISGLIWAEMGRLPMVGDEVRVGERVLRVDSMDRRAVRRISFDAPELEESL, from the coding sequence GTGAGCGCCCTGCTTCCGACGTTTATCCTGCTGTTTCTCACCGCCCTGAACGCCCTGTACGTCGCCGCCGAGTTCTCGACGGTGGGCTCACGCAAAAGCCGGGTTCAGGAACAAGCCGATGGGGGCGACGCGGCCGCCGCCACCCTGCTCGGGATTTTGCGCGATTCGCGCCGCCTCGACGACTACATCGCCGTGTCGCAGGTGGGCATCACCCTCACCAGCTTGATCATGGGCGCCTACGCCCAGGCCCAGCTGGCCCCCCGGCTCTCGCCGCTGCTGGGCGAGTTCGGCGGGCTGGCGACGGCCACCTTGATCGTCTTGCTGCTGGTCACGGTGCTGCAGGTGGTGCTGGGCGAACTGCTGCCCAAAACCGTGGCGCTGCGCTACCCCGAGCGGCTGGCGACCTCGCTGGTCAAGTTCATGCAGCTGAGCTGGCTGCTCTTCAAGCCCCTCATCGTGCTGCTCAACGGCACCGCCTACAGTGTGCTGCGGCGCTTCGGTCTGGTGAGCGGCGATCACAGCCACGCACATATCCACTCGCCCGACGAGTTGCAGGAGCTGTTCAGCGCCAGCGCCAAGGGCGGTCTGATCGACGCCGCCGAGCGCCAGATGCTCTCGGGCGTGCTCAACATCGAGGAGCGGGTGGTGCGCGAGATCATGACGCCGCGCACCCGGCTGGTCACGGTGGGCCACGACGAACGCCTGGCCGACGCGCTGGTCCGGCTCTCCGAGAGCGCCTACACCCGCTTTCCGGTGATCGGCGCGGGCGGCACCGACGACGTGCTGGGCGTGATCAATCTGCGCACCCTGTATCTGCGCTCGCGCTTGCGGCCCGACGCGGCGGTCGCCGAGATCATGTACAAGCCGCTGCTGGTGGCCGACGTGACGGCGGTGCCTCTGTTGTGGCGCAAGCTGCGCGAAGCGGGACGCCACAGCGCCATCGTGGTGGACGAGTACGGCGGGGTGGCCGGGATGGTCACGCTCGAAGACGCCATCGAGGAGATTTTCGGTGACCTGCAAGACGAGTTCGACCAGGAAGACGAGGCCTTCAGCCGCGTCGGCAGCCGCCTGAGCGTGCGCGGCGATTTGTTGATCGAGGACGTGAACAATGAGTTCGAGCTGGACCTGCCCACCGAGGAGGCCGATACCATCAGCGGGCTGATCTGGGCCGAGATGGGCCGCCTTCCGATGGTCGGTGACGAGGTGCGGGTGGGCGAGCGGGTCCTGCGGGTCGACAGCATGGACCGCCGCGCCGTGCGCCGCATCAGCTTCGACGCGCCGGAACTCGAGGAGTCGCTGTGA
- a CDS encoding hemolysin family protein gives MSVWLSTYGLPILIVLGLVVINGVFVSAEFSLLSTRLSRLEALSERGSGAARWLLRVASSPEGKDRYLSVAQLGITLASIGLGMYGEHEVAGWLYGPFGQLGLGEGAAHSAGALISLLLITFMHIVFGEMIPKVLALQLPETTSLRISPLMRLCAAVFAPLVWLLSGMALGLMRLLGIRDPGAGSLLYSSRELAILTRESAEGGQIDQGQQSLIENIFALETHTAAELMTPRTRLKALSVTASAEQIHALIAEAPRSRFPVFEGDLDNVLGVLHIKDFIRALSRPARTEARPGGFSLRRLLRPLPSVAASETAEDLLALFKRERVHAALVVDEYGGTLGFVTMDDLIEDVIEQDDATRMIENPDGSYSLDGEVTLSELRDLGFKLNSDDANTVAGLVLAAYGTLPPAGITVHVQNVDLTAEAVEGLKITRVRLRQLTPAE, from the coding sequence GTGAGCGTCTGGCTGAGCACCTACGGCCTGCCGATCCTGATCGTGCTGGGGCTCGTCGTCATCAACGGCGTGTTCGTCTCGGCGGAGTTCTCGCTGCTCTCCACCCGCCTCTCGCGCCTCGAAGCGCTGAGCGAGCGCGGCAGCGGCGCGGCGCGCTGGCTGCTGCGCGTTGCCAGCAGCCCCGAGGGCAAGGACCGTTACCTCTCGGTGGCGCAGCTGGGCATCACGCTGGCGAGCATCGGGCTGGGCATGTACGGCGAGCACGAGGTGGCCGGCTGGCTCTATGGCCCCTTCGGGCAGCTCGGCCTGGGTGAGGGCGCGGCGCACTCGGCGGGGGCGCTGATCAGCCTGCTGCTGATCACCTTCATGCACATCGTGTTCGGCGAGATGATTCCCAAGGTGCTGGCCCTGCAACTGCCGGAAACGACCAGCCTGAGAATCTCTCCGCTGATGCGGCTGTGCGCGGCGGTGTTCGCGCCGCTGGTGTGGCTGCTCAGCGGCATGGCGCTGGGCCTGATGCGCCTGTTGGGCATTCGCGATCCCGGCGCCGGCAGCTTGCTGTATTCCAGCCGCGAACTGGCCATCCTGACGCGCGAGAGCGCCGAGGGCGGGCAGATCGACCAGGGCCAGCAGAGCCTGATCGAGAACATCTTCGCGCTGGAAACCCACACCGCCGCCGAACTGATGACGCCTCGCACCCGCCTCAAGGCCCTGAGCGTCACGGCCAGCGCCGAGCAGATTCACGCCCTGATCGCCGAAGCGCCGCGCAGCCGCTTCCCGGTGTTCGAGGGCGACCTCGACAACGTGCTGGGCGTACTGCACATCAAGGATTTCATTCGGGCGCTGAGCCGCCCTGCCAGGACCGAGGCGCGGCCCGGCGGGTTCAGCTTGCGCCGCCTGCTGCGCCCGCTGCCCAGCGTGGCGGCCTCCGAGACCGCCGAGGACCTGCTGGCCCTGTTCAAGCGCGAGCGCGTGCACGCCGCGCTGGTGGTCGACGAGTACGGCGGCACGCTGGGGTTTGTCACCATGGACGACCTGATCGAGGACGTGATCGAGCAGGACGACGCCACCCGGATGATCGAGAACCCCGACGGTTCGTACAGCCTCGACGGCGAGGTGACGCTCAGCGAACTGCGCGACCTGGGCTTCAAGCTGAATTCCGACGACGCCAACACCGTGGCCGGGCTGGTGCTGGCCGCCTACGGCACCCTGCCGCCCGCCGGCATCACCGTGCACGTGCAGAACGTGGACCTGACCGCCGAGGCGGTGGAGGGCCTCAAGATCACCCGGGTGCGCCTGCGCCAGCTCACGCCGGCGGAGTAA
- a CDS encoding MFS transporter, which translates to MTSVSPVQAISARWATSAIFFANGMVIATWVVRVPSVRDALHLSPASVGVALLGMSVGSLIAMPQTGHLAARYGTRRVTVAAGLGMMLALLLPFLAPNLWVLFAALMLLGAGNGVMDVAMNAQGVAVERAVARPVMSSFHAAYSLGNLAGAALGSLLLGAHWASFSHALLITLGMGAVVALSGLRLLPKRADVPEAPPADPAGATPAPAASSPQALIWLLGLLCFLGMMGEGSLGDWSGLYSKDVLGVSGAALGAAYTAFTLAMTAGRALGDGWRSRYGDHRVVTVGALVSGVGLLLGLLTLNPYLAALGFLAFGLGVANVVPVLYGTAGHALAGRGIARVATIGYAGFLAGPPLIGFVSQLTSLRWGMSLIALSLLLVGLLTPGVYRRLAGRPS; encoded by the coding sequence GTGACGAGTGTTTCCCCGGTTCAGGCCATCAGCGCGCGCTGGGCCACCAGCGCCATCTTCTTTGCCAACGGTATGGTGATCGCCACCTGGGTGGTGCGGGTGCCCAGCGTGCGCGACGCGCTGCACCTCTCGCCGGCCAGCGTCGGCGTGGCGCTGCTGGGCATGTCGGTGGGCAGCCTGATCGCCATGCCGCAGACCGGCCACCTGGCGGCCCGCTACGGCACCCGCCGGGTCACGGTGGCGGCGGGCCTGGGCATGATGCTGGCCCTGCTGCTGCCGTTTCTGGCCCCCAATTTGTGGGTGCTGTTCGCCGCCCTGATGCTGCTGGGGGCCGGCAACGGCGTGATGGACGTGGCGATGAACGCCCAGGGCGTGGCGGTCGAGCGGGCGGTGGCCCGGCCGGTGATGTCGAGTTTCCACGCCGCCTACAGCCTGGGCAACCTCGCCGGCGCGGCCCTCGGCAGCCTGCTGCTGGGGGCCCACTGGGCCAGTTTCAGCCACGCCCTGCTGATCACGCTGGGCATGGGCGCCGTGGTCGCGCTCTCGGGGTTGCGGCTGCTGCCCAAACGCGCCGACGTGCCGGAAGCGCCGCCCGCTGACCCGGCGGGGGCCACGCCGGCGCCCGCGGCCTCCAGCCCGCAGGCGCTGATCTGGCTGCTGGGCCTGCTGTGCTTTCTGGGGATGATGGGCGAAGGTTCGCTGGGCGACTGGAGCGGGCTGTATTCCAAGGACGTGCTGGGCGTGTCCGGCGCGGCGCTGGGCGCGGCCTACACCGCCTTTACCCTGGCGATGACCGCCGGGCGGGCGCTGGGCGACGGCTGGCGCAGCCGCTACGGCGACCACCGGGTGGTCACGGTCGGCGCGCTGGTCAGCGGCGTGGGCCTGCTGCTGGGGCTGCTGACCCTCAATCCTTATCTGGCGGCCCTGGGGTTTCTGGCCTTCGGGCTGGGCGTCGCCAACGTGGTGCCGGTGCTCTACGGCACCGCCGGGCACGCGCTGGCGGGCCGGGGCATTGCGCGGGTTGCCACCATCGGTTACGCCGGGTTTCTGGCCGGACCACCCTTGATCGGCTTCGTCTCGCAGCTCACCTCGCTGCGCTGGGGCATGAGCCTGATCGCGCTGAGCCTGCTGCTGGTCGGCCTGCTGACGCCGGGGGTGTACCGGCGGCTGGCGGGCCGACCGTCCTGA
- a CDS encoding metallophosphoesterase family protein produces the protein MKLAVIADLHANLEATLAVHDDIRRRELSEIWVLGDLVGKGPRPREVLEWALAHATRTVQGNWDARVAGVTNRPQDLWPRAKLSPAELQLLAALPFGIEEQFGGAWWRFVHASSKGVFHRLYPHSSLQEQLEAFAPQPQLGLREYADALVYADIHEALMLDVEGRPLINCGSVGNPLDSTLPCYLILEFAENGPAYSAQFVRITYNREAEIRAAEDSGMPFTREYIAELLTGAYQKRRARGSEGFG, from the coding sequence ATGAAACTCGCCGTCATCGCAGATTTGCACGCGAATCTGGAGGCCACCCTGGCCGTGCATGACGACATCCGCCGCCGGGAACTGTCGGAGATCTGGGTGCTGGGCGATCTGGTGGGCAAGGGGCCGCGCCCGCGCGAGGTGCTGGAATGGGCGCTGGCGCACGCCACCCGCACGGTGCAGGGCAACTGGGACGCCCGGGTGGCCGGCGTCACCAACCGCCCGCAGGATCTGTGGCCACGCGCCAAGCTCAGCCCGGCCGAGTTGCAGCTGCTCGCGGCGCTGCCGTTCGGCATCGAGGAGCAGTTCGGCGGCGCGTGGTGGCGCTTCGTGCATGCCAGCTCCAAGGGCGTGTTTCACCGGCTCTACCCGCACAGCAGCTTGCAGGAGCAGCTCGAGGCCTTCGCGCCGCAGCCGCAGCTGGGCCTGCGCGAGTACGCCGACGCGCTGGTGTACGCCGACATTCACGAAGCGCTGATGCTCGACGTGGAGGGGCGCCCGCTGATCAACTGCGGCTCGGTGGGCAACCCCTTAGACAGCACCCTGCCGTGCTACCTGATTCTGGAATTCGCCGAGAACGGCCCGGCCTACAGCGCCCAGTTCGTGCGGATCACCTACAACCGAGAAGCGGAAATCAGGGCCGCCGAGGACAGCGGCATGCCCTTTACCCGCGAGTACATCGCCGAACTGCTCACCGGGGCCTACCAGAAGCGCCGGGCACGCGGCAGCGAGGGCTTCGGGTAG
- a CDS encoding FAD-binding dehydrogenase, producing the protein MSSTTSDVIVVGAGLAGLVAAAEVADAGKTVLLLDQEGEQNLGGQAFWSLGGLFLIDSPEQRRLGIHDSHALAVSDWHHTAGFDRPEDYWPRQWAQAYLDFAAGEKRSWLHAQVVRFFPAVGWAERGGQGAGGPGNSVPRFHIVWGSGPGMVEPFERRVREHALAGRLRFGFRHRVRDLSVVNGRVEGVHGDVLEPSDVARGERSSRVVVGEFDFTAGAVILTSGGIGGNPDLVRRNWPTERLGPPPAFMVTGVPAHVDGHLQLAAQDAGAHLINPDRMWHYTEGLRNWNPIWPNHGIRVLPGPSSLWLSPSGERLPFPHYPGFDTLGTLQHITRQGYPHTWFLLNRAIIKKEFALSGSEQNPDWTHRDVRATLGRMGRQVQGPVQAFMDHGEDFVVRSSLPELVRGMNELIGDGQVDLATVEREVRERDAQLHNPAGKDTQLALIRAARALPSERLTRVTKPAPILDPESGPLIAVRMNILTRKTLGGLETDLQGRVLTPGGAVMPGLYAAGEVAGFGGGGMHGYRALEGTFLGGCLFSGRVAGRAVAGAL; encoded by the coding sequence ATGTCCTCAACCACCAGTGACGTGATCGTCGTGGGCGCGGGTCTGGCCGGACTGGTCGCCGCCGCCGAAGTGGCCGACGCCGGCAAGACCGTGTTGCTGCTCGATCAGGAAGGCGAGCAGAACCTCGGTGGGCAGGCTTTCTGGTCGCTGGGCGGCCTGTTTTTGATTGACTCGCCGGAGCAGCGCCGCCTCGGGATTCACGACTCGCACGCGCTGGCGGTCAGCGACTGGCACCACACCGCCGGCTTCGACCGCCCCGAGGACTACTGGCCCCGGCAGTGGGCGCAGGCGTACCTGGACTTCGCGGCCGGCGAGAAACGCAGCTGGCTGCACGCCCAGGTGGTACGCTTCTTTCCGGCGGTGGGCTGGGCCGAGCGCGGCGGGCAGGGAGCCGGCGGCCCGGGCAACAGCGTGCCGAGGTTCCATATCGTCTGGGGCAGCGGACCGGGCATGGTCGAGCCGTTCGAGCGGCGGGTGCGTGAACACGCCCTGGCCGGTCGCCTCCGCTTTGGCTTTCGCCACCGGGTGCGCGATCTGAGCGTGGTGAATGGCCGGGTCGAGGGCGTCCACGGCGACGTGCTGGAACCCTCGGACGTGGCGCGCGGCGAGCGCAGTTCGCGGGTGGTGGTGGGCGAGTTCGACTTCACGGCCGGTGCGGTGATTCTGACCTCGGGCGGCATCGGCGGCAACCCGGATCTGGTGAGGCGCAACTGGCCCACCGAGCGCCTGGGCCCGCCGCCCGCGTTCATGGTCACCGGGGTGCCGGCGCACGTGGACGGCCACCTTCAGCTGGCCGCGCAGGACGCCGGAGCTCACCTGATCAACCCCGACCGGATGTGGCACTACACCGAGGGCCTGCGCAACTGGAACCCGATCTGGCCCAACCACGGTATCCGGGTGCTGCCGGGGCCGAGCAGCTTGTGGCTCAGCCCCTCCGGCGAGCGTCTGCCGTTTCCGCACTATCCCGGTTTCGACACGCTGGGCACCCTGCAACACATCACCCGGCAAGGCTACCCGCACACCTGGTTTCTGCTCAACCGGGCCATCATCAAGAAGGAATTTGCCCTGTCGGGCAGCGAGCAGAATCCCGACTGGACCCACCGCGACGTCCGCGCCACCCTGGGTCGGATGGGCCGTCAGGTGCAGGGGCCGGTGCAGGCCTTCATGGACCACGGCGAGGATTTCGTGGTGCGCAGCAGCTTGCCGGAACTGGTGCGCGGCATGAACGAGCTGATCGGTGACGGGCAGGTGGACCTTGCCACCGTCGAGCGCGAGGTGCGTGAGCGCGACGCCCAGCTGCACAACCCGGCCGGCAAGGACACCCAGCTGGCCCTGATCCGCGCCGCGCGCGCCCTGCCCAGCGAGCGCCTGACGCGGGTGACCAAACCGGCGCCGATTCTCGACCCGGAGAGCGGTCCCCTCATCGCCGTGCGCATGAACATCCTGACCCGCAAGACGCTGGGCGGCCTGGAAACCGATCTGCAGGGCCGGGTACTCACGCCGGGCGGCGCGGTGATGCCGGGCCTGTACGCGGCCGGCGAAGTGGCGGGGTTCGGTGGCGGCGGCATGCACGGCTACCGGGCGCTGGAAGGCACCTTCCTGGGCGGCTGCCTGTTCAGCGGGCGGGTGGCCGGCCGGGCGGTCGCCGGCGCGCTGTAG
- a CDS encoding MFS transporter: MRLIPSLAGLPRNARNAIRLEPLWGIFGVVVMYYAPLYMSGVGLSSAQIGLLGSFTLACSFAFQLLAASITNRLGRRRTTLIWDLISWTLPMFIWATAHSLAAFLVAAFLSASGRIVAVSWSLLLIEDVEQPQQARVFGIINLINAFCGLLTPLVGLVIARAGVVPTLRTFYLLGGVGMTVMFLWRNALTQETRNGEAAMREHRDLKPWQSLARNLHQLQDLRNRPGLPGVVAFYVLTVFTEQMNLFQILFFSQTLRFGASAVSLVPVASAAVTILMYSQVLRRLAGVPAERTLVYTRVLGLLGAALVLFIPAGHLPSLLLVVSLLAGATFLTQTYRDAALFSHLPQRGAADLYSGVQTLTMLCSVPAAGLAGALFSAQPRLLFVVITLLSALLLVLALQLSRSQRRRAQAGAHL; this comes from the coding sequence ATGAGGCTGATTCCTTCGCTCGCGGGCCTGCCGCGCAACGCCCGCAACGCCATTCGGCTCGAACCGCTGTGGGGCATCTTCGGCGTGGTGGTGATGTACTACGCGCCGCTGTACATGAGCGGCGTGGGCCTGAGCAGCGCCCAGATCGGGCTGCTCGGTTCGTTTACCCTGGCCTGCTCGTTCGCCTTTCAGCTGCTGGCCGCGTCCATCACCAACCGGCTGGGCCGCCGGCGCACCACCCTGATCTGGGACCTGATCTCGTGGACGCTGCCGATGTTCATCTGGGCCACGGCGCACAGCCTGGCCGCCTTTCTGGTGGCCGCTTTCCTGAGTGCCAGCGGCCGGATCGTGGCGGTGTCGTGGAGCCTGCTCCTCATCGAGGACGTGGAGCAGCCCCAGCAGGCACGCGTCTTCGGCATCATCAACCTGATCAATGCCTTTTGCGGCCTCCTTACCCCGCTGGTCGGGCTGGTGATCGCCCGCGCCGGGGTGGTGCCGACCCTGCGGACGTTTTACCTGCTGGGCGGCGTCGGCATGACGGTGATGTTTCTGTGGCGCAACGCCTTGACCCAGGAAACCCGCAACGGCGAGGCGGCCATGCGCGAGCACCGCGACCTCAAGCCCTGGCAGAGCCTGGCGCGCAACCTGCACCAGCTTCAGGACCTCCGGAACCGGCCCGGCCTGCCCGGCGTGGTGGCCTTTTACGTCCTGACGGTCTTTACCGAGCAGATGAACCTCTTTCAGATCCTGTTCTTCAGCCAGACGCTGCGTTTTGGCGCTTCGGCGGTGTCACTGGTGCCGGTGGCGAGCGCCGCCGTGACCATCCTGATGTACAGCCAAGTGCTGCGCCGCCTCGCGGGGGTGCCGGCCGAGCGCACGCTGGTCTACACCCGCGTGCTGGGCCTGCTCGGCGCGGCGCTGGTGCTTTTCATTCCGGCGGGCCACCTGCCCTCGCTGCTGCTGGTGGTCAGCTTGCTGGCCGGGGCCACCTTCCTGACCCAGACCTACCGCGACGCCGCGTTGTTCAGCCACCTGCCGCAGCGCGGCGCGGCCGATCTGTACTCGGGCGTGCAGACGCTCACCATGCTGTGCTCGGTGCCGGCGGCCGGGCTGGCCGGAGCGCTCTTCAGCGCCCAGCCGCGCCTGCTTTTCGTGGTGATCACCCTCCTGAGCGCCCTGCTGCTGGTGCTGGCCCTCCAGCTGTCGAGATCGCAGCGGCGCCGGGCGCAGGCGGGCGCCCATCTCTAA
- a CDS encoding SDR family NAD(P)-dependent oxidoreductase, giving the protein MSGPLAGKVALVTGASRGVGRGVALGLGEAGATVYVTGRSLDTAHPDLDFLGGTLSETAEAVTRLGGQGIPLRCDHRDDDQTRAAVEQIRRGHGQLDVLVNNVWGGYEGLHVWDERGQRWNAPFWQQPLSLWDEMFAAGVRAHYVTSALCAPLLIGARGLIVNISFFAGMRHRDQENLPYFLAKNADDQLARAMANHLRPHQVTAVSLYPGLVRTEAVLNAPPGTFDFSNSESPQFVGRAVAALAGDPQRSQYTGQVLVAAELAGRYGFNDVDGQQPRSLRSEFGG; this is encoded by the coding sequence ATGAGCGGGCCGCTGGCCGGCAAGGTCGCCCTGGTCACCGGCGCCAGCCGGGGGGTGGGGCGCGGCGTGGCGCTGGGCCTGGGCGAGGCCGGCGCCACGGTGTACGTCACTGGCCGCAGCCTGGACACCGCCCACCCCGATCTGGACTTTCTGGGCGGTACCCTCAGCGAGACCGCCGAGGCCGTTACCCGTCTGGGCGGCCAGGGCATCCCGCTGCGCTGCGACCACCGCGACGACGACCAGACCCGCGCCGCCGTGGAGCAGATCCGGCGTGGGCACGGTCAGCTTGACGTGTTGGTCAACAACGTCTGGGGGGGCTACGAGGGCCTGCATGTGTGGGACGAGCGCGGCCAGCGCTGGAACGCGCCGTTCTGGCAGCAGCCGCTGTCCCTCTGGGACGAGATGTTCGCGGCCGGCGTGCGCGCCCACTACGTCACCAGCGCCCTGTGCGCGCCGCTGCTGATCGGGGCGCGCGGGCTGATCGTCAACATCTCGTTCTTCGCCGGGATGCGCCACCGCGACCAGGAAAACCTTCCCTACTTCCTGGCCAAGAACGCCGACGATCAGCTGGCCCGGGCGATGGCCAACCATCTGCGGCCCCACCAGGTCACCGCCGTGTCGCTCTATCCCGGCCTGGTCCGCACCGAAGCGGTACTGAACGCGCCGCCCGGCACCTTCGATTTCAGCAATTCCGAGTCGCCGCAGTTTGTGGGCCGGGCGGTGGCGGCCCTGGCCGGCGACCCGCAGCGCTCCCAATACACCGGGCAGGTGCTGGTGGCCGCCGAACTCGCCGGGCGTTACGGCTTCAACGACGTGGACGGCCAGCAGCCGCGCTCGCTGAGGTCGGAGTTCGGCGGCTGA
- a CDS encoding aquaporin: MGGAALTGCAVGALGQSDEQPGNRPDAGFGPALASGIWTAHWVYWAAPLLGAGLAVVANGVLNPAQPLAAEPHQVQEFRSGPARRLSRLLRVDGATPLWAASLTTAPRARLEHDRERSAADT, encoded by the coding sequence ATCGGTGGTGCGGCGCTTACAGGCTGCGCAGTAGGCGCTCTCGGGCAGTCAGATGAGCAGCCTGGAAATCGCCCTGACGCTGGCTTCGGCCCGGCGCTCGCCAGCGGCATCTGGACGGCGCACTGGGTGTACTGGGCCGCGCCGCTGCTGGGTGCGGGACTTGCGGTGGTCGCCAACGGGGTACTCAACCCGGCGCAGCCCCTCGCCGCTGAGCCTCATCAGGTCCAGGAGTTCCGGTCAGGACCCGCCCGGCGGCTGAGCAGGCTGCTGCGCGTTGATGGTGCGACCCCGCTGTGGGCCGCGTCCTTGACCACTGCCCCTCGCGCCAGACTGGAGCATGACCGTGAACGATCTGCCGCCGACACCTAA
- a CDS encoding DUF1775 domain-containing protein gives MKNLIRTFALVTALLLPVAAAHATVLTETGLAESKVAASETYRLNVPTEKAVATTQVRLVIPAGVAVTRFQVMPGFTRTVETNADGLVTEVTWRGRIAPMEYARFFFQARNPEQAGTLSWKVYQTYADGSVVAWDDTDPDNTPASKTTVK, from the coding sequence ATGAAGAACCTGATCCGCACGTTTGCCCTCGTCACCGCCCTGCTGCTGCCCGTCGCCGCCGCGCACGCCACCGTCCTCACCGAGACGGGCCTGGCCGAGAGCAAGGTCGCTGCCTCCGAGACCTACCGCCTCAACGTTCCCACCGAGAAGGCCGTCGCCACCACCCAGGTCCGGCTGGTCATCCCGGCCGGCGTGGCCGTCACCCGCTTTCAGGTCATGCCCGGGTTCACCCGCACGGTGGAGACGAACGCCGACGGCCTGGTGACGGAAGTGACCTGGCGGGGCCGGATCGCGCCGATGGAGTATGCCCGCTTCTTCTTCCAGGCGCGCAATCCCGAGCAGGCCGGAACGTTGAGCTGGAAGGTGTACCAGACCTACGCCGACGGCTCGGTCGTCGCCTGGGATGACACCGACCCCGACAACACCCCCGCCAGCAAGACCACCGTCAAGTAA